The Flavobacteriales bacterium genome includes a window with the following:
- the mraY gene encoding phospho-N-acetylmuramoyl-pentapeptide-transferase — MIYYLFEYLESVYQLPGAGVFQYISFRAALAVITSLLVSMVFGGKIINLIRNKQIGEEVRTLGLEGEAQKKGTPTMGGLIILAAILLPTLLFAKLSNIYVIIMIISTVWLGLIGFIDDYIKVFKKDKEGLAGRFKIIGQVGLGLIIALTMYFHDGITIKEEVRHANSNTEIVFGEETKSLKTTIPFVKNNEFDYTTLLSWLGDGAVKYSWIIFVLMVIFVVTAVSNGANMTDGLDGLATGTSAIIGATLGILAYVSGNVFFADYLNIMYLPNSGELVIYMAAFVGACVGFLWYNSYPAQVFMGDTGSLALGGIIAVFAIAIRKELLIPVLCGVFLVENLSVMLQVGYFKYTKKKFGEGRRIFKMAPLHHHFQKLGMHESKIVTRFWIVGVMLAVLTIVTLKLR, encoded by the coding sequence ATGATTTATTACTTATTTGAATATTTAGAATCCGTTTATCAATTACCTGGGGCAGGTGTGTTTCAATACATTTCTTTTAGAGCAGCATTAGCCGTGATTACCTCATTATTAGTGTCTATGGTTTTTGGAGGAAAGATTATCAACCTTATTAGAAACAAACAAATTGGCGAAGAAGTTAGAACGCTTGGCTTAGAGGGTGAAGCACAGAAGAAAGGAACGCCAACGATGGGAGGTTTGATTATCCTCGCGGCAATATTATTACCCACACTTTTATTTGCTAAGCTTTCTAATATTTATGTAATCATAATGATAATCTCAACGGTGTGGCTAGGCCTTATAGGCTTCATAGATGATTACATTAAAGTCTTTAAAAAAGATAAAGAAGGATTAGCAGGAAGATTCAAAATTATAGGACAAGTAGGCTTGGGACTAATCATTGCCCTAACGATGTACTTCCACGATGGGATAACCATTAAAGAAGAAGTAAGACATGCCAATTCCAATACTGAAATTGTTTTTGGAGAGGAAACAAAATCTTTAAAAACAACCATTCCTTTTGTGAAAAACAATGAATTTGACTATACGACTTTACTCAGCTGGTTAGGCGATGGTGCTGTAAAATATTCATGGATAATCTTTGTGCTGATGGTCATTTTTGTAGTTACTGCTGTTAGTAATGGTGCAAACATGACAGATGGTTTAGATGGTTTAGCAACCGGAACCTCAGCAATAATAGGTGCCACCTTAGGCATATTAGCCTATGTGTCTGGTAATGTATTTTTTGCCGATTATCTCAACATCATGTATTTACCTAACTCGGGAGAGCTAGTAATTTATATGGCAGCCTTTGTTGGTGCTTGTGTAGGTTTCCTATGGTATAACTCTTACCCTGCACAAGTATTTATGGGTGATACAGGTAGTCTAGCACTAGGAGGAATAATTGCGGTTTTTGCAATTGCTATCAGAAAAGAATTATTAATACCTGTCTTGTGTGGCGTATTCTTAGTAGAGAATTTGTCAGTAATGCTGCAAGTCGGTTATTTCAAATACACCAAAAAGAAATTTGGCGAAGGTCGTCGAATTTTCAAGATGGCACCATTACATCATCATTTTCAAAAGTTAGGAATGCACGAAAGTAAAATCGTGACTCGCTTTTGGATTGTTGGAGTCATGTTAGCCGTTCTAACCATTGTCACTTTAAAACTGCGATAA
- the murD gene encoding UDP-N-acetylmuramoyl-L-alanine--D-glutamate ligase, producing MEKIVVLGGGESGCGAAILAQQKGFDVFLSDIGKIKEKYKNVLTHNAIEWEEETHSEERFFKADLIVKSPGIPDTIPLILDLKNASIPIISEIEFAARYTNAIIIGITGSNGKTTTTLLVGHMLKKAGLNVGVAGNVGESFALQVAKESHDIYVLELSSFQLDGIQSFKPNIAILLNITPDHLDRYANKMENYIQSKMRITMNQSSEDYLIYCSDDLNLTTHLNTQAQRLPFSIKENQIKGACLSKDELEININQESFSMNIQQLALQGKHNIYNSMAAAISARILDLNKDLIRESLIDFKNVEHRLERVIKVHGIEFINDSKATNVNSTWYALESMTKNTIWIVGGVDKGNDYTSLIPLIKEKVKAIVCLGENIESIKSAFENLSIEMTFASSMDEAVNQSYSHAKKGDAVLLSPACASFDLFENYEHRGYEFKSSVRSL from the coding sequence ATGGAAAAAATAGTTGTGCTAGGAGGTGGAGAAAGTGGCTGTGGAGCAGCAATCTTAGCGCAACAAAAAGGATTTGACGTATTTCTTTCTGACATAGGAAAGATTAAAGAGAAATACAAAAATGTTCTTACACATAATGCGATTGAATGGGAGGAAGAAACACATTCCGAGGAGCGTTTTTTCAAAGCAGATTTAATTGTCAAAAGCCCTGGTATACCAGATACTATTCCTTTGATATTAGATTTAAAAAATGCCTCAATACCAATCATTTCAGAAATTGAATTTGCTGCACGATATACCAACGCTATTATTATTGGGATTACAGGTAGTAATGGCAAAACAACCACCACCTTGTTAGTGGGTCATATGCTCAAAAAAGCAGGGTTAAATGTTGGGGTCGCCGGAAATGTTGGTGAAAGCTTTGCACTGCAAGTTGCTAAGGAGTCACATGACATTTATGTTTTGGAGTTAAGTAGTTTTCAGCTTGATGGAATACAAAGTTTCAAGCCTAACATCGCCATTTTATTAAATATCACGCCAGACCATTTGGATCGGTATGCCAATAAAATGGAAAACTACATTCAGTCGAAAATGAGAATAACAATGAATCAAAGTTCAGAGGATTATTTAATCTACTGTTCAGACGATTTAAATTTAACAACGCATTTAAACACTCAAGCTCAAAGGTTGCCTTTTTCCATTAAAGAAAACCAGATTAAAGGAGCTTGTTTAAGTAAAGATGAGTTAGAAATAAATATTAACCAAGAATCATTTAGTATGAATATTCAACAATTAGCCTTACAAGGCAAACACAACATCTACAATTCTATGGCTGCAGCTATTTCAGCACGAATTTTAGATTTAAACAAAGATTTAATAAGAGAAAGTCTTATTGATTTTAAGAACGTAGAACATCGTCTTGAAAGAGTCATTAAGGTACATGGTATTGAGTTCATTAACGACTCAAAGGCTACCAATGTAAATTCGACTTGGTATGCTTTAGAGAGTATGACCAAAAACACCATCTGGATCGTTGGTGGAGTTGACAAAGGCAATGATTATACATCTCTTATCCCTTTAATTAAAGAAAAGGTAAAAGCAATTGTTTGCTTAGGAGAAAATATAGAGTCTATAAAATCGGCATTTGAAAACTTAAGTATTGAGATGACTTTCGCTTCATCAATGGATGAGGCCGTTAATCAATCCTATTCTCATGCTAAAAAAGGAGATGCTGTTTTACTTTCACCAGCCTGTGCTAGTTTTGATTTGTTTGAAAATTATGAGCACAGAGGCTATGAATTCAAATCATCTGTAAGAAGTTTATAA
- a CDS encoding FtsW/RodA/SpoVE family cell cycle protein, protein MNKLKEYINLEGDTRIWAVVFFLFIVSIVVVYSATGGLAYTSYGGNTWHLFFKHFKFLIVGLVLMYFVHKVPHKYFSRLGQLGFIIAIPILLYTVAFGTSLNDANRWITIADMPINTFEIGKIAITVFLARQLVRSQKDLNDLKKVSLKLFAPLILVCAIIFPANLSTAAMIFLAGIMLLYLGGVPFKYLALLLASILTLGVLVISLSLTVPALKKTFPRAQTWVNRVKNFSEDKSVNSDEFYQVAHAKIAIVNGGIKGRGPGKSTQRNVLPLPNSDYVYAILIEEWGVLGGFTVVFAYVVLLLRGKRIFNLANDPLAAYLGVGLSISLVLQAFINMAVAVDFFPVTGQTLPLISMGGVSVIFTCVSLGIILSTSRSVNVSKISANVN, encoded by the coding sequence ATGAATAAGCTAAAAGAATACATAAACTTAGAGGGCGATACTCGCATTTGGGCAGTTGTATTTTTTCTGTTTATTGTATCTATTGTAGTAGTATATAGTGCAACAGGTGGTTTAGCATATACTTCGTATGGAGGTAATACATGGCATTTGTTTTTCAAACATTTCAAGTTTTTAATTGTTGGACTTGTATTGATGTATTTTGTTCACAAGGTGCCCCATAAATATTTCTCTCGCTTAGGGCAGTTAGGTTTTATCATTGCCATTCCTATACTTTTATATACAGTAGCTTTTGGAACATCTCTAAACGATGCCAACCGTTGGATAACTATTGCAGATATGCCTATCAACACATTTGAAATAGGAAAAATTGCAATTACAGTATTTCTAGCTCGTCAGTTGGTAAGAAGCCAGAAAGATCTTAATGATTTAAAGAAAGTTTCATTGAAATTATTTGCGCCTTTAATCTTGGTTTGTGCAATTATCTTTCCTGCCAACCTTTCTACTGCCGCAATGATATTTTTGGCTGGTATTATGTTGTTATACTTGGGGGGTGTTCCCTTTAAATATTTAGCACTTCTTCTAGCAAGTATTCTCACATTAGGCGTTCTTGTAATCAGTTTATCCTTAACAGTTCCTGCCTTGAAAAAAACATTCCCTAGAGCTCAAACGTGGGTCAATAGGGTGAAGAATTTTTCTGAAGATAAGTCCGTAAATAGCGATGAATTTTATCAAGTAGCTCATGCTAAAATAGCCATAGTGAATGGCGGTATTAAAGGCAGAGGTCCTGGAAAAAGTACTCAACGTAATGTTTTACCATTACCCAATTCGGATTATGTTTATGCTATACTCATTGAAGAATGGGGGGTCTTAGGCGGATTTACAGTAGTCTTTGCTTATGTAGTGCTATTGCTTCGTGGTAAACGGATTTTTAATCTAGCTAATGATCCATTAGCAGCTTATTTAGGAGTAGGACTAAGCATATCTTTAGTTCTACAAGCTTTTATAAATATGGCTGTGGCAGTTGATTTTTTTCCTGTTACAGGTCAAACCTTACCCCTTATTAGTATGGGTGGTGTTTCGGTCATATTCACATGTGTTTCCTTAGGAATTATCCTAAGTACTAGTCGAAGTGTTAACGTTTCTAAAATAAGTGCCAATGTCAATTAG